CTATAAAGAATATATCTTTGCGATATTTTATAACATAACACACACATTTAGTGGGTCTTATGTTGTATTTTGGTGTGTCAGTATTAAAATGTAAATTCTAATTATGTACACCACAAAAAGACATGCGCCGTCGTCCCCACATATGCCCGCCATTTTCTGGTTGCTGTGTTCATTTCCCTCGCTTAGACATAATTATCATTTTAATATTGTCTCCTTCTTTTCAGGATAATTTTCGTATTCTTTTGTGTATTACTCACATTTATCCTATTCCCATCAAACATTAAAAGAATTATGTTTTCCTTTTCTTTGTATTTACAGATTACCTATCTGGCTGTTCATGTTGGTTACATCTATATACGTTTATCATAATAACATAGTGCCAAGCTCAAGCTGGTCAAAGAAGACACAAAACACCCGTTTCGTGAATGCATTAAGAAGGATATCGCAAGAGTTTGTATTAAACTATAATGATGGATGGAAACTTTACCAACAATAGTGATTCTAGTCTCAACTATGAACAACTGTTATATGAGCTCGCGTGTGGGCACAGGTCCCCGAACTATTATACTCAGATGATACTGCTGGCAGTGTTTAGCTTCGTCGGTATCGTTGGAAATATTGGGTTGCTCATTGTTGTTTGGAGCGATACAAACTTGAGAAACACACCTAACATTTTGCTCACAAATCTAGCATTTGCGGATTTGATGTATATTTTGGTAACAGCGCCAATACGTATTGAGCATGAATTAGACCCATGCTGGCATATTGGTACAGTTTGGTGCGCCATGAAACAATTTGCACCTGTTGTATGCCAAAGCGCATGCGTGTTTTCACTTGTTGCCCTAAGTCGTGAGAGGTACTCAGCTATTGTTCATGGATTGCAGTCGcgattttcaaatcgattgagCTGGACCATTGGTTCATTGATTTTGCTCTGGATCGCTAGCTGCCTTTGTGGTATGCCATACTTTTGGTTTTCGTACGTCAACCTCTATACGTGTATGAGTGTTGTGAGAGGCTCGTTATCAGCCCAGATTTACGAAACTCTTCGTTTGGTATTCCTGTTTGCTATACCCTGCTTTCTAATAGCATTCCATTACTCCAAAATGGCGAAGACATTACTTGCAAGCACAAAAACATTTGCAGAGAGTAACTCCAAACAGTTCGTGAAGCAAAACAAAGCCCGCTCAAGGTTAGCTTATCTCGCTGTGACAATATCGGTATTCTTTGCTGTGTTCTGGTTCCCAAGCGTAGTTtatcaaatgtggtgtcatttcaCGAAGAATGAACACCATTTCAAAGAAGCTCGCAGTTACATTAACACCTTCAGACATGTCCACTATTACATGTCATTGGCCAACAGCTGTCTCAATCCGTGGGTTGTATTCATTATGAGCTCATCTCATAGAAGAAAGCTACTCAAGCCATTCAAGTGCAGTAAAGGAAAACCATCTAAATCTGAAAAAGAAGCAGGTAGTTGCAGTACGTTTCAGAGCACAAATAAAGTAACAACGAGAACAATTATGACAAGTCAAACAAAAGTGTAATTATACTGTACTTTTTTGTGAACAATGCCTTCGCTTATATGTGGTCTTGTACCTATATGGGAAGTacgaaattaaaaacaacaacattaaactGACTCCAGAAGTGCGAGCATTAATGTTTAGATTCATTAGTGTGCTAAACCTATGTCATTAAAACATGTTGGGACCGTGATAATatatttgttttgatttgataGGAAACAACCGTTCACTCAAGACGCGCAACAAAATAATACTGCGTTTTTATTGGTTATTTGAATACTCTGAATTAGTCGAAAATCAAACACGTTAAAACATGTACAAAGCAGTTACGTGAGAAGCATTTATGTAGCATTTTTATACGATTTCTCTCTTATATTTGATTCAAAGCAAGTTCAGTTGAGAAAAGTTGAAATGCTTTAGAACAGTGTGTGATTTTTCATTGCCGTTTACATTTTGAATCATGCATGGTACCCAACAATACATTACTCGACGTCTTATAATGCCTTTATTATCTACTGACATCAGGGTTGTTTTCAGTAGTAGTCAGAAAGTGTAATCTCGAATATGAAAGGACTGCCAGTTCTGACTCTTAATAATCAGCAGAAACATCTGTGTAAATATAATGTATATAAAAGAGTACATTATGTGCCTAAGTATATCTATTGCTAAATATTGTCATGTGAAAATCCTATGGAATATTCCAATATATTCTTGGGCTATAAGTAATGATACACAATTGCCGACGGTATGCGGAATAGCTTATTAGTTGGTACAAGTGAATTTATTTAAAACAGGAAAAAAACTTCCACGTCATTTTAAATTTACTACAATTATGTGTTTACTTGATAACGTAAAGGTTCGCCTGATGGCTCTACTGTGGACTCTCTTAAATTAGTCCAATAAGTTCCCGTAACAAtcttgcaaatcatgttaaatttgcagtACTCGGCTGAGATACAGTACTTATAGCGCTTATCATTGTAGACTATGGAAGCATTTCAACAGTACCCTTATTTGGTTGCAAAAAGTCGTTGACAtagaggtcaagttcaaaattgctctgaCTTTGTGAAAAATCAAGCAATgtgttcctctggtcataaggattcagaaaacgtATAGTTTGACCTAGCTACGATGTATGGTTATGGAGTTTTGAGCAAAAATGTAACATTGTGACGTGTCTAATTTTGGCACTACGTCGATCGACTTCGATAAATGCcccgattttattgaaaatggtcccaaattattggcatttccatgataaatcagaaaaatgaTAGCTTGtgctatgtaggatgtttcgttacctcagtaacacatcaaaatcgaCAATTGAGTCGCATTGggttctacagggtgtcccataaacaATTTGGACGTAAGTCCAGAAATATACATCAGagtccaaaaatttaaaaatcagcttatagcccatcttatttatgcatattatacgctaattttacagGAATCGGTTGAATGATTACgaagaaatgagcaattacataacgcatgcgtcaattcacttcattcacaatttgaaagaaaaatcagtcaacacaatgcgcactagtggttaactgtcaatgggcttcatattttgttcggtgaaatctgtttttattctttttaaacaatctgcttcttcttgcaaaacatttaattcacatttgaaaacctgcacggtattgaaaatgaaagtttgcaTGTAAGATAATGCTCGGTACTTCCAACTATctgtttcgttaatgttgatataaatgttgcataaagaatgaTTGCAGAAAGAATTCCACCTGGCTTAAACAATTTCTCACGTACATTAATGTTTtgtgaatatttccaagaaattttaaacttcaacattaatgttggtatcaaaaatcacacgtaaagctgtaaattTGCATGACCTAAAGAGTTAAAGttagaaagcttccaattgcagaaataaCAGTTAAtaaccgtcggattataaaacaGATGTCGACTAAATTtgatgagatacacaaactttaagaagggatgagcgagtatgaaaaaagcgccttttgatcaaacttggaatgaatttTTTGAATctgatgtttatttcttgacttacgttcaattttattcactcggtaattttttctgggacaccctgtatattttcatCAATTCGACTTTGACCAATTGTTACGTTACCTGGATGAAAAGCACCTAAGATAGTTAAAACTATATTTTGTCTGAattcttgcaacaagacaaataatttgagaccagcTTCATCAAAATCAGTCATTTTTCCCCTCAGCGGCATAACCGTACATCGTggataggtcaaagtatactttttttctgaatccttattaccaTTGGATCACGATGGTGTAAGATTTGAACATgtctgagtaattttgaacttcACCCTCTGTGgcaagttcaatgaccttttttcTACTAGATTGACGGTACTGTTAAAATGCCTAAAAGTTCTATTCATCTGCAAAATATGGCAAggttaacatgatttgcacgattgtagtgcatgaAAACTGAAATCAATTGCACTAAGTGGaatttaggcacaacctaaaagtgccctcccgtaaaaatcccaccagcaaataagggcacggaaccttGATTCCAGGTGGGGTTTCAAAGAAGGGAACTCTCTATTTGCACGTAATTTACCCCCAAGGAAAAGGGCCCCAAGTGCgtcattaggcgaacctttacggtatacCACATTGTTCCACTTAAGTTAGAGAGCTGACGGAGCATTACACACAATAGCTATGGGTTGAAACATCCCTCTCACTCAAAGGGATCTGATGAGTGTGTCAATTACCATACTTACTAtaacttggcccctcaacatgtatacacgaaagttgcgtatagtttcgtatagtttggtaatgttttattcatgttcagtggccaaaacaaatctttcacaacctttcatgatgttttcaccctggaacatgtagtAAACATTATAAagccctaagaaactatacgttactttagtgtatacatgttgaggggccaagtggacttacggtcttcttgcgctcaggtcttcacatgtAGTGACGTGACCAAGGATGTCAGCGCCTAATTTTAGATTGTTAGCTTTAAGATTGTCAGACTTCATTGAGAGAAGTACCTAGTTCGATCCCCGATGTGGTTTGAAAATATTCTCACGAAAATACTTGAAAGTTCCCTGGTCGAGGAACTAGCTGCCTAAGTGTGTTATTCgggaagctgatcctggttgcgatgacTATATTATGTGGAGAGACTAGTAGACTACgcctatggcaagctaagcggctcagaacgtgggactagctacgcgcagcttctttctcgttacgtgcagcttattaaccaatcagattcgcggttttaaacacgtggagctgatgtaaacatcctctctcacaaatattacgttgttaatttttgtaaatgaaaatatctgtagtatatcagcaaaaaatggtataggtgctattaaaataatatctgaacagaatgatgattgttctatatttaggggctatcattttcttcggaaggggatcccaaatatagggggtcatacttttttggtTATTATAATAAGGGGGAGGgcggtcataaattgataatgacaaattgtagggagtcacaagatgactacagatagtgtgtttattgtattcaaaaagactgatttcaatacaattttagcctgtctagggggtaaggtgtatcggtggtgggggagTCGGggttcataacattttgatgccgaaatagtgagggccgcaatttattgacgccgactttttgtaaatttaggaccccccccgttccgaaaagaatgatgacccattttactctctccatatttacacagtggcatgtgatatcgctttccctgcaatatctttacacagcgctttacatcagtatatagtagttgttgtttgaccttcatatcccctgcaccgctaataccgGGCGCTAATACAGCctgagtataaagttacttgctattaaacacggtgtaaacttggaaacactaaataaatatgctttgtgtcattttagccaggcattagcaacatgttctcttgacacgtgctgtgatttggcctcctttacacgttcgttatctatgctaattccgtaaattaattacaagataataattgtgaaagaggatacctataactatactacgcgcagctaacgacccaaccacgtgattaaatttgactattttgattggtcaaacagctgctcgtaacgagaaagaagctacgcgtagctgttccacgcttttggcccccttggcttgccatatacgCCTATTTCGATCTACGTCCTTGAATGTCGCTTGATAGTTTATAATGTCTGTCTTGGGCAACAGCGGTCAGCGGAAATGTTTAAAGTGTTCCGAAGTCAGGGGTTTGGCATAAATccctatttttttacattttcaaaaaagGCGGCTTATGCTGGCAGTACATTTATACCCACTTCTACAGAGTACTCAGGTCGCCGGGacaacataaaatataaaattattacACTTTGTGTTGATGTCCACCGTTTTCTAGTGGCTTAATGTTAACCCCCTTAAGAAGCAAACATTATAACACGAACGAATGAGGGGAGGGGGTATCAATTTCTAAATATTATTGAATATTAAACGTCACATATTTTTATTCTACCGTTATAAACGAATCAAATGTCATACATTTGGATACAATTGATGGATCCTATCCCACCAGAAATATGAACTGTTGCAGTCTTCacagggattttaaactgcattctgtcACCCGTGTTAGACAAACGAATGAAGAAAGTTTTCAACAGAGTACAATATAAGATCGATTTTAAGTGGCTTTTATCCACCTAATTGGGCAGTcgcaacaccagtttggtgcggatgggACACAGTAATGACCGAATGATTTCTGACCCTCAATAGGCTCGTTGCATGTATTCGTctacagacgaatccaatttcacgcattcctacacctcgatGACCGCCATAGCTGGGTCATGCTGCCTCTATCCcaatatatacgtctagcccttttctattcactgattatccattgtatttcttttgttcaaggttcgttgcctcgaccattacctagagtaatggaggtagctagctgcccagagaccattatcaacacaatagctcaagataacggtctcgggcagcgagctgaacaaaagaaatactagggcattctagaaacactatggaaaggttcacaacatacatgtagaatctgagtttaGTTTGTTAGACTTAcgaaacaaatgcatttacagctcgatttatatgcaaatgttacatggcaagagaaaattatagagggctactgcagtccgtataacattaatattttatataacagTATTAACACCACTGATGCAAAATTAATAAACATGCAAATTAAAACTTAATTACCACAACGAAGTAATAatcattcataaataaaaagtaaatgtTTCGTTGAATGTATGCTCAGTACATATATATAAACTTTCCATtaggtttttagaagggaatctgtctttatccttacccaacccaaaaacgctcaacggtccatgcaaattagctactaggcaagaacccccgggatactacccgaccaggggagcttcgcaactactctgcggtactcattacaagtcaagaggctggggtgcaaagccttactgtgacctacccataaaagGGGAGTACCAATGAACACTGCGTTAATGTGTTTTCAAATATGTGCTtaatcacatttttctaagatataaatttcatggtgttgaaaccgaTCGTAGTCAAAACGTTGATAACTTTTTTgccatttgcattattcattaatcattttaataataatggtaacggggtgaatacactccagcggattaactaTGCAAGTACACTTCAAAtacagatcaattctgtattgatttgacaatgctggcgtctgaggtgttagtgtttttaattcaagaaactaAATTTTGGCATTAAATTCCTTTTACAACtattatatttacatattttgatacaaacaatttaattgtgctcgccgtatatgtaagataaacggttcaaaacagaccattatcagaaataatgggcgtgttgttcatgactggctcaatgttagttggtttgaggtttcgacccctatcggggtctcaacctcaaaccaactaacatctcaccagtcatgaacaacacgcccattatttctgataatggtctgtttctcactctttatctactactgaaatgtgaaatgatgcggccttgatgctgcattccatcacccatgttacagtctaaacgcaggacaaccgattcttttgttctgcttagtcgcgctaaaagtcgatcgatacatgttaaaatcagcacaattccgagatacacctttttgctatgaaatttattttctcggtcaaatataaagcaaaatttttttttcttcagtaatgtcaaataaaaacatagtgcttggatgaacatttttttttttaaatcctggtgttaaaattaagcatcaaattgtgtcttttagtgtgatatttttgatttttataggcctttagttcgcccgtgagctttttacagaattcattttttagcgtctcaaactaatatagtttgctaaagaaagatatttcccacctctgtaaagcacatcgtgtgggtctatatattatagttttgtcagaatttccgtttttattttacccttttcccttcatcctccgaaaatatcaaaatcagtactttatctcgggagcaaccagctgaattaatcgatatttcaattgttgtcaaccaggtcccttttccattgaaaaccaggattgcctgaccagcgatttggtagcccaaatccccaattctggtaaatgaggtgaattttggaaatttgctcccgtgatagcctgcaatttcaatttataggggctatggattccatgattatgaaaaccattttgtctgtttgtttgtttgtttgtttgtttgtttgtttatttacctaggatgaggtccatgggaaaatccactgtccaaacctagaaaaattcgcgtgttattagaggggatttttaattttctgtccctcctatctccaggtgaattttgaatgacccccccatcgggcatcgcgggttggcattttcattacacccttcagacttgcgttcgggtttgtgtaggcctatttgtcataatttagcgctataggacctactttataaatgtatagctatagccgtgctatataaatattataaggtaccggtatgtaatattatgtaggcctatgggggtggggtgggtactcaacacattttaaccatgacttacaatgcaaggctcattgttgccataaatgatttttcctttaggtcattataataggttgttataaacttccatgtttaaccttgtattgttttggctgcttcattatgactttcggtgggtttaagcaatttcaaacaaacacaaactaaaggcactatacccagtcaccttcatgacaattgaaacaccaggtaatttctttgctatattgaagttctggcaacactctatccaggccgggcacccagagatatcgatccacaatgctagtattagccgaagagttcacgcgtggatttgaaaatatttcaactggtagtcaaaaattatggaatcaaaacggaaattctgacaaaactataatatatagacccacacgatgtgctttacagaggtgggaaatatctttctttagcaaactatattagtttgagacgctaaaaaatgaattatgtaaaaagctcacgggcgaactaaaggcctataaaaatcaaaaatatcacactaaaagacacaatttgatgcttaattttaacaccaggattttttttttttaaatgtccatccaagcactatgtttttatttgacattactgaagaaaaaaaaaaaattttgctttatatttgaccgagaaaataaatttcatatcataaaggtgtatctcggaattgtgctgattttaacatgtatcgatcgacttttagcgcgactaagcagaacaaaagaatcggttgtcctgcgtttagactggtTAAACGTAGACTAAAGAGTGAAGAAAGTTTACGACACAATACAATAATAAGATCGATTTAAATGGCCCTTATCGACCCAATtaggcagtcacaacaccagtttgatgCGATGGAACCCTATAATGTACGAATGATTTCTGACCATCGTTAGGCTCATTGAAGTGATATAGCagtgatattgatataaaattaagTACAAACATTTGCAACGCGATGTCCCGATGAAGCAGTAACGTGAGCTCGACC
Above is a genomic segment from Amphiura filiformis chromosome 10, Afil_fr2py, whole genome shotgun sequence containing:
- the LOC140162665 gene encoding bombesin receptor subtype-3-like, with the translated sequence MMDGNFTNNSDSSLNYEQLLYELACGHRSPNYYTQMILLAVFSFVGIVGNIGLLIVVWSDTNLRNTPNILLTNLAFADLMYILVTAPIRIEHELDPCWHIGTVWCAMKQFAPVVCQSACVFSLVALSRERYSAIVHGLQSRFSNRLSWTIGSLILLWIASCLCGMPYFWFSYVNLYTCMSVVRGSLSAQIYETLRLVFLFAIPCFLIAFHYSKMAKTLLASTKTFAESNSKQFVKQNKARSRLAYLAVTISVFFAVFWFPSVVYQMWCHFTKNEHHFKEARSYINTFRHVHYYMSLANSCLNPWVVFIMSSSHRRKLLKPFKCSKGKPSKSEKEAGSCSTFQSTNKVTTRTIMTSQTKV